The Cutaneotrichosporon cavernicola HIS019 DNA, chromosome: 3 region TACATCCTCCcgcaccaacaccaacatGGTCGACTATGGCACCAACCCTGCTCGCCGCGAGTCGCTCATCCCCCCAGACGTCCACGCCATCCTGGAAGCGAAGCGCCGGCGTATGTGCGGCAACTTGTGCGGCTTGAGGACGCGCAGCGTCCAAGTGGCGCTCATGTGCATCTCGGTGCTCATGAGCGCGGTACAGGCCAATGGCGTGTATTGCTGGCCGACCTAGTGAGTGGCGtgttggcggcgaggttgtTCGTTTCATCAAGGTCAAGAGTTCACTACCTGCACACAGAACCTCGCGTTCCTTGTCCCGTGTGCATTTGCTATCACCTGTCCCGTCACACGACCCTTTGATCGGAACATGCTGACCTCAGCGGGCCCATCGTCCAGCAGAGGTTGGGACTTCATAACACCGAAGCGCAGACCATTGTCGTCGGGTAAGTCGTgtcgctcgccgagcaccaTGTCTGCTCGGCGGACTGGCTTGGATTGCACTGACGCCTTCTCTGCAACTACCCGCACAAAATTCCGATATCGTGCGATCACCACCCTCGTGATCTCCCCCACCTAAACCTAAATTGTGGTCTCGCAGAGGGATATTGGGCGTCTACCTCTGCGCTGCGCCCATGGGCGCACTTGTCGACCGGTATGGACCTCGCGCTGGCTCACTCATGAGCGCCCTAGTGGCGGCTACTGGGTACTGCTCGTTCGCTGCAGTTGTCCGggtcgatgaggacgagggcgctGGACCGCGCACCTATCTCGTCCTCACTGCATgcttcttcctcgtcggGGCGGCCACAGTCGGCAGCTACTTTGCCGCTCTCACCACTGGTGCGTGTTCAGCTACTCCGCAGTCGCtacaagctgacaacagcaTCGCTCAGCTTCCCTTCCCACCCGacgctgtcgctgtcgcttCCGCTAGCGTGCATGGGCCTGTCGTCGCTCTTCCTGTCCTCATtctcgtcgctcgccgTGTTCCAGGTTGACGGGGAACTCGACCCGGTCCGTtacctcaccttcctcggaCTCCTCTCCGCAGCTGTCAACCTCTTCGCTGCTGTATTCATGCGCGTCATCCCCCCCGACCCGCCTGTGCtgcacgacgacgtcgaaTCGGAtagcgaggacgacttgGACCACGCATACAACGACTACGCGGACCTCTCGGCGTCTCTGCATCTGGACGAACGTAGCCCGCTACTTATCGGTGGCCCAGAGGCGGCACgtgaggacgtcgaggcgcaggaGACGGGCAAGGCGACGCGGTGGACTGCGGTTGGACTGATTCGCAACCCGGGCTTCTGGGCGTTTGGCCTGGTGATGATGGGCTGCATCGGCCCGTCCGAGACTGTGATGGCGACGTTTGGCAACATTGTCACGGCGCTCCTGCCGCCCGATGCCCTGCTGACCCTCTCGGCACTGGGGCAGGCGACGACCCAGGCCTTCCAGCTCTTCAACCCGACGGCCCTCACGTCGACTCCGCCTATTGTGCTAACTGctgccaaggacgaggcaCTGATGCTGCGCAACAAGCACGTGttcatcctctccatctcctcgaccgtctCGCGTCTGGTGACAGGAGTGCTTGCCGACTACCTCGCCCCTGCAGCGGTCGCCGTGCCCGCCCCTTACAGCGACGACCCCGACGCGCCCACGCACTACTTTGTGCAGAAGAAGCCGATCATCATGCACCGCTCAATGTTTGCGGCTACCTGTGCCGGTTTCCTCGCTCTAGTGTTCGCGTGGGCCGCTGGCTGGCTCTATACCGAGGGCACGCTGTGGCTGCTGAGCTTCGGCGTCGGCTCTCTCTACGGCGCGCTTTTCACGCTGAGCCCCGCCATCATCTCGACGCATTTCGGCGCCACCAGCTTCGGCTTATCGTGGGGCATGATCTCGTACTTTCCCGCGCTCGGCAGCGCCATATACTCTGTGAGCTGACATGCGCCTGGCCTGCAACTGACATCAGTACCTGTACGCgttcctcgccaccgccgaaAGCAACACGAACGAGAGCGTCATGGACATGGCGATCTGCTACGGCCGTGGCTGCTTCAACGCGAGCTTCtgggtcgcggcggcggggtgTGCCTCCTCGGCCCTTGGCCTCGTGTATATCGGCCGTCGCTGGAACGTCTAGCGGCCACGTGTAGAACAGAGATAAACAATCCGCAACTTGAACGAATATTACGAACACCAACAAACCTCAACAACCGGCATTACGAACCACTTGCACATGTCTTGCACATCTCGCTCATACCCATCTGTACTAATGTGCCATAACAATCCAATTAGCATGATATGCGCTCTACATCCCCAACAACATGCACAAAGCGTCGTATAATGATTGTGTGTCTATTTCGCCGCCTTTGGCGCGGCCTTTGTGGGCGTCGCGTTTGCCGACGCCGTGCCCTGCTTCTTGGCGAGCAGGCCTTGgaactggtgtcagctgccaACCGGAAACCAACTCACAAAGTTGTGCAACGCCTCATTCTGCACCGTCGACGATCTATCGGGCGATGCAGGTCCGGACGCCTTCGAgtcctgttgtcagcttgaaCATGACAAAGTAGCTGAGAAGAGCGTACCTTTCGGGCATGTAAGCGCGTGgccacgtcctcggcagcattcccctccatctcggccatAGCCTTCTCGACGCCTGGGAGGCTAAGCCCGCCCGTCCCCATTGGGCCAACGACGCCATACCGTTCGTCGACAttctcggccgcgcgccggAACACGCCCTTTGCGTCGCTCTTGACGAGGCTGTCCAGCTGGCGCTGGAGGAACCCCTGCTCGGGCTCAGAGATAACAGCCACCGcggcggggttggggacGGCTGGCCTTTCCATATCAGGGATCATGGCGGCCCAAAGATCCTCAATTCCTTCGGcatccgcctcctcctccccattACTATTACTCCGGGACGAGCTGACGTCCCATGCCTTACCCACTCGAGCTGGATCAAACGGCTCGCGCAGAATCGTAATCTTCCCCCACGAGTCCCACCCGGATGGGACCATGACTGCGTCGCGATCAAGCACATTCGCACGGTGGGGAAAAGGGAAACGCTGCGGCGCACCCTCGACCTGTGAAGAACTGTACAGGCGGTGGAAGAGGTACTCGCGAAGCAGGGTGTATGTCTGGGGCTGGGTCGGAGCCGTGTAGAAGAGCGCGGCGCCGTAGGCTAGACACACGGTGCGCAGGACTTGCTGGATCCAGTCGGTACGctcctcccatccaccGCCCTTCATGCCAATCTCGTCACCGAGGGCGTCCATCAGGTCTGCGCGAGTGCAGACCACAACGATGGGTACACCAGATGGATTGCGCGTCAGGCTGCCCTGTCCGAGTGGGAGGACGGCGCCATAGTTTgtgagcgcggcggtggtTGGTTCTGTGTAATGCTGCAGGTGTGATTggactggtgtcagtggtggggggagggagggagggagggagggagggagggagggagggagggaggggagggagggagggagggagggagggaggggagggggggaggggaagggggggagggatAAGGGAGGAAGGCCATTTGTGGTATGAGCCAAGAAAGGAAGAAACTCACGCCGCTCGTGCATCTCATCGACCGCAACCGACATGTCGACGAGAGCGGTACGCGCCGCCCAAGCATCCACCCATCCCAGCCATGCGAGTAGCTCGCGCACCATTGTGCTAGGTTTGCTCCAGTCGAGCACGATGACCACTGCGGTATTCTCCCATTAGTTCAGCTAACTCAAGACGTACCGGCAGGGGATGGGGGGGCAGCGACGTGTCcacgaggcggaggagggagggatgCGAGCTGGGCGGATAGATGACGCTGACAGGCGGTGTGTCTGGGGTTAGGttggtggggagggggggaagggaggaggggagggggggggggaaagagggaggggagcgGAGGGGGGGGAAGCGGGAGCGGAAGGGGTCTGGGAGATTGGGGAGCGGAGGGAatgcggaggcggaggcgcaTGCGGAGCACGCAACCACGGCACAAGCACTCACCGTCGTCCCGGTCGTCGCTTGTCAGTAGGTCGTATCCAATTGCTAGGGGTTGGCGCGCCCGGCGCTTGCCGACGActttgtcgaggaggtgtgCGCGGCCGCGATGCCGTTCGCTTAAGAGGACGACGTTCTTGCGCGGCAGGGCTTTGGCGCGGTCCGCGCTCCGTAGAATGTCGGCCCATAGATCTTCTCGCCCTTCGCTGGGTACATGCGGTGTGCTGGGCCCGGCGGCGggttggcgacgaggcggcgtcgcggccaTGATGTGTGATGGTAGATTGTTGGACcgtggtcgtggtcgtgTTCGTTCGTGGTCGTGGTCACGCGTTCCAGggtcgccacccaacacTCAACTTTTGATCCCGCCGCGTTTCAGGTATCTCGCAACTCATCACTTGCAGCTCACCACAGCCCTTGCATTCGTATGCATATGCACATATTCTACACACTATACTTGTTTATGGTGGCTGACGCCGTTTCTAATAGCCTTGGCCAGGGTATTCAGCGTACCCATACTCGGCGCCCTCGTACCCAGGCCAGTAGGTGGGGTAGTAGCCCTCACCGTTGGCGTATGGGTTATACTGCGGGTAGAAGGGCTGCGCGGCCGTGAACTCGGGTGTGCCAGTcgcctcgggctcggcgaccgCAGCCTTGATATCGTCGACACTGCCTCTCGGCGAACGGATCGACACCTTCTGTGCCAGGCGCGGAGGAACAAAGTACGCCGCCTGACCATACGGCGCTTGGTAGGGGTTGAGCGGGGAACCAGGACGCGCGTGCGCGGGTGCGCCTGCATAGAAGGGCGCAGGCCCGGAGAACGACCCACGCGGCTGGTGACCCGGCACAAAGCGCGGCTCAGGCGTGAAGCTCTGCGGGCGGTACGGGGGGTAGAAGGCTCCGGGAGGGCGGAAGGGCGGGGCGGCATTCGGGTAGAACTCGCCCGTGTGCATCGGCATCATGGGGCCCGCGGGGATGTACCCGCTGCTCATGGAGCCGCTGTCGCTCGCCACGTACGGAACAGGGGACGGGTTGGAGGGGATAAAGGgcggggggaaggggttCTTGGGCTGCTCCGGGACCTCGATAGGCTGGCTAGGCGGGCGGTCGACATCGACGTGTTGAGCCGCGCCGGGTatcttgaccttgaccgCACCCGAatcctcgaggagcgtcTCGGATGTCGGCTGGgtggtcgtcggcgccTCGTTCTTGGGCTCGAtcctggacgacgagcggtCGGGGGACGCCTCGGGGGTGGGGAGATGCGCAACTCCGGGAGGCATGGGACGGAGCGGAGGGCCGCCGCGAATGAAGTCACCCCGCCCAcggccgcgaccgcgaccgcgaccacGAATCATTTGGTTGTGGCGCGAGGGGTGGTCGTGGGCGGCGAACTCCTCAAAGCCCTCGTGGCCCCACTTGCCCTCGCTGGCTCCCGAGCGGTTGTTACGAGCCTTCTGCGCAAGCTCCATCTCCAGCctgtccatctcggccaTGCGGCGACCCGTGTTGGATGTTGACGCAGAGGgagaggcagaggcagagggAGGCACAGATGCCTCGCCAGAGGGCGCGGGGCCAGGGCCTGAGGCGGACGTGGATGCGgaagaaggggaaggggcggGGGACATCTGGCGCGCAGGGGGGACGAAGGCGAAcccgcgcccacgcccacggcctcgaggaggaggcgcgccgCGGAAGCCACCACGGGGCATGCCGCGCATCCTACCGCGTCCACGCCAAAAGTCGGACATTCCGCGGAGGCCGGAGAAgctgccctcgccgacgctACCGGCATCGTAGTGGCGCTGGTCGTGCATCCAGAAGTTGCCAACGCGGGGAGTGAATTTGGGGTCCTCAGCCACGCGCTGCGTGTATGCGTTGCGGTTGGTGCGAGGGACACCAGGGCGAGGTGCGCCATCGGCGGGAGCAGCGGTGGGAGCAGAGGGGCCAGACGACGTGGACGACTGGGCGGGagggtcgtcgagcttgatcGCAGATGTCGAGGCAGCGAGCGACGAATCGACATCGTCGGCAGCTGCGAGGGCAGCAACAGGGGGAGGAGTAGAAGCCGCGACAGTCGCCTTTGTAACCGCCTTGCCtgccttctccgcctccttcttggccttgcgtttagccttgagcttgtcgcggcgcgcggctgccttgtcctcctccaactTCTTCTGCTCGTCGGTCATCTCGCGAGGCTCGCGCACTACCTTgccgccgcgaccgcgaccgcgaccgagTACCGCAGTGCCACGGCGCGCGGCATCGCTGCGGGCAAACTCGTCAAACGTGatctcgtcgcccttgtcCGTCATGTCGGCCCACGCAGCgggcgtcgtcgagttcATGTCGGGGAACAGGGgcttggccttggtcttgcccttggcctGCGCAGCAGGCTTAGACGAGGCATCGGACGCgctgccgtcgtcgtcctcagaGTCAGCACCGtcacggcggcgggcctTGCGGCGAACGCGGGTCTTGGTGCGCTTGGTCGTGTGGGTCTTGGGCGCAGGGGCGGCGGGGTCGGCAGCGTCGGTCATCTTGCTAGACGATTGTGGGGTAAGGCGCGATAAGAATGTTAATAGCTTGATaggtgacggtgacggtgacTACAGGGGATGGGAGGCTTTAGgtgagttgggtggcgagggtgaTCGGGCAATATCAACTTACAGTTCAAACAGGGACAAGAAGGAGTGGTGGGCGCAGTGAGCGATATGACGACGCGTGGGGCGTTTGTACGGCTCGTAGTCGTTGTTTTGAGGATATCTAGTGgatgggaggtggggatGAGTTTTGTTTGTGTGCGGGGCAAGAGTGATGATGCGGAGAGAGAGCGGAGAGGATCAGAGATTCAGAGTCCAGCTTGACGCAGGATTGTTTGATTCATCCAGCACAATGCAAACTTTAAATGGGAGGGTTACTTAGACCAACaatttgccacccaacctcACCCAACCACAGATTCCTCAGCACCCACCACCTGAATGTTTCCCGTCATCCTTTGATATATAACCGCGGCACATCGCGACACAACATCGCGCCAAAACTAGGATGGCTCAAACAGACTATTATGCTGTCTTGGGTGTCCGACCTACGGCCCCCAACGACGAGATCACGCTTGCCTGGCGCCGCCTCGTGCTGGCTGTGAGTCTTCGGAGCCGACGTGGAGCTGACACAAGTCGCACCCTGACAAGGCGCGTTCTGCGCCAGCACAAACCGACATCCGCCTCGTGAACGAGGCACGTGCGGTCCTCTCGGAtcccgcgcgccgcgccgactttgacgcGCAGCGCacagccgcgccgccctcaGGGCCGCGGATACGAGAGCACGTCTCTCTTGAGGCATTTACGGCGCACCCGAGCGCCGAAGAACCTGAGCACTTCACTCTCGAGTGCCGATGCGGACAGTCTTATGACGTGAccgtcgatgagctcgaggcagGCGTCGATGTTGTCGGGTGTCCAGGGTGCGGGGAGTACATTGGGATCGACTAtgaggtggtcgaggagtAGCGGGAATAGTGGAAATAGATAGCGTACACGACGCTCACAGCATCCATACCCGGCATACCTATACCCTGCGCGCGATGCATGATCGGAGAATGATTGACAGGCTTTAATTGCTTCGTGTGCGCACACAAAAGGCCTCACTGCGGTGCAGCAAGTTGTTTTCGGTACACAGccacctcgcgctcacCGCCCCCATTATGTTCCGGCCACGCGAGcatcttgacctcgacgcgctcaaaGTCGAGTTTCTCCAGCATCCGTGTGCTTGCAGGGTTGGCAGTCTGCGCCGTCTTCATCAGCCACTCCATGGGCAACTCACCGCTTCAACGCTCCGCACACCCAACTCGGCAACAGCCCATTCCAATACGGTCCGAATCACTGCAGTCCCGACACCACGTCCGTGGacctcggggtcgagggcgtACGCGActtcccactcctccttcttAAACAAGACCAAGTCGCCGACATAAGCCCCGTCCCACCGCACCACCGTGAAGGGATTGAcgcccaccttcctcccagCACGGAGCTCTGccacggcctcggcctgaGTGACGTTGTCGTCTACGCGCTTCCTCGCATCGGCGAGGGAAAAGGGGTACGGACGGCCGAAGGACCACTTGCCTACGCGCGGGTCGTTTGCTATGCGGACCTGGGCGTCAGTGGGAATGGAGAATGGGGGGACTGacgagggccgcgaggtcTGCGGGGTTGTCCTTGTACGGCGTGATGGTTATGTGCGGATGTGAGGGAACGGTGAGGTAAGGCTCGTCGTTGGCCCAGTGGATCTGGGTTGTTGTCATGGCAGGCAGGCCAAGGGATAGATTGGATAGAATTGAGGAGGTGGCTGATTAGAGTTGATGACGAAGTTAACCAGCTGTCGGTAGTTATTCATGGAATGTGACATCACTTGCTTACCCACCTGGGTCCAGACTGCAGACACTTGGATGGGTTTGACATCATGGAGTTCGAGGCCAGCCTCGTCAGACAGACACTGATGCATCATCACTGGCAATCACGACTCATTAACGATTAAACGATCACAGCCCAAAGAGCCAGACTACGGCCACTGACCGGGCACGTTCGGGTTGAGGCTGATGGGATGCGCCTGTGCTGGCGCATCGGAGAGGCTTAGCGCCTCCATCTGCGGCACCTGCGGCACCTGCGGCACCTGCTCCACCTGCTGCGGGACCACGGAATTGGGGAGTTGGGGCGCAGTGACGCTAGTCGCACTCGCCCCAGTCTGCGCCGTCGCGAACGTGTCAGTCGTGCCTTGTCTGGGTGGGAGCTGGGGTGGCGCCTGTGGCGACGTGGGCGAGGTCATGTGCGGTGCTGCCGCGTCAGCAACTGGGTGTCGAGGTGGTGCGGCAAACTGTCCGCTCGGGCTCTgtgacgccgccgagggcatCGCGGCCGCGTTTGGTACGTTGGTGTCGATCGGGCGCGAGGGGAGGTTTGGTGCAACTGCACCAGCAGTAccggcggcgacagcgGGGGCAGCAAGCGCTGCCTTGTCCTCGCTAGAGGCCGACAAGGGAGAAGGCGAGGTGCCGGCTGGCGAGGCGGGTTTCGAgcccgccgcagccgcagccgtcGCCACACCGGCGCCTGCCACCGCACCAGCCCCGGCAAGCTGGGCAAGCTTTTTCTCCCGCCGCTCGGTATTCTCGCGCGCTCTGCCCTGTGTCTCCTCCAGTATGGTCTGGGCACGCGTAACTTCTCCTCCTAGGCGGACAAGTTCGTCCTGCTTGGCAATGACTTCCTTGGCCAACGTATCTTTGGCCTTGACAGAGCTCTCATGCTCGTTCTGCAACTTGATGAgttcggcggcgagcttctcctcccGGCGAATGGCCTTCTGATGGTCCTCGTTGGCATCGTGTtccgccttctccgccttGCGGTGGGCTTTGTGCGCTCTCTCCAGGTCTTTGAGAGCTTGTTTGACGGCCTTTTCGTCGTTCTTCTGTTCTAAAGTCAGCGGTAGCAGTGGGACTGGTTTACCTTTGTGCAAgagcttctcctccttctcctctgGGGTGCTGCTGAAGAATCCCATTGTGATTGTGATGGTGTGAGGAAAGACGATGGACTAGTTGAATGTATATGATGGTGAGATGTTGACGTCAGTGGGTGGGGCATGGGGCATCCGAGGGGGATTGGGCCCATTGGTTGGGGTCCTCACGTCATGCTAAGGTTGTTCGGGAAGAGCTTGGACCCTTTGCGGTACGCGATCCGTGCCCAGTCCTTAGGACCATGAAGAGCATGTATCATCATGGGTATGTAACCCGTTGTTCCCCGTCATCCCCGTCATGCTCGTCATTAGACAAGCCAGGTAGATGTGGTCTTGTGTTTCTTTTCTATGACGTATTTGACTCTTGACTGAATGTTTGCTTTCGATGCTGTCAGAATGGTAAATTGTCATAGAATCAAACAGAGTAAAGAGTTTTCGGCCGTGGTGGCGCACGTAGGGGTCGTGCCTTGATGATCGAGAGTTGATCCCCACCAAGCCACCAGGTATCAGATCGactgccccactccccaTTCATCACCTGTACCCCCTCGTAGACTAACCCATGCATATCTATGATCACTAGTAAAGCAGCGTCCCATTCTCCATCGCAGGATTacccgcctcggcctcggcctccacctcaGCCTTACGGTTCTGCGAGATGATGTACTTGAGCGCAAACGCATTATCGTCGCACATCTTGGCGACGCTGCTCTCCCAATCCTGCAGTGCCCGGAATAGGCCACGGAGCACAGGAGCAAACTCGCCCTTGCGTTCGCGCATAAGCCGTCCATGCGAGGTAAGCAGTGCTGCGGCCCAGACGAGGTCGAACTCGACGTGGGGCGACGACTCGGCGTGTTCAGCGACAAAGCGGACCATCTGCAATGCGTGTGTCGTGGGAAGTTGGCGAGAAACGAGGCGTACGTCGGCTGGCGGGATCGCCTCGAATACACGCTGAAGGAGGGGTTTCTCGTTCAGTCGCAGCGCCATGaccagggcgaggaggtggtcTCCGTTTTCCAGAGTGGAAAGGACACTCTCTGGGGTCAGGTCGAGAGCCAAGTCGACGGGGTCAAAGGCCGCCCCTTCGTCCAGGCTGAAAATTAGGAGACCTTCAGTCGAGGCAGCGGCCCAGCTCCGGCCAGTCGACGAGAATCGCACACAGTTGGTACGAGCGTCCCGCCGCGTCCGGCGCTTGCTCAAATCGCCGCGCTGTGCTCCAGGCAGCGTTGCATCCGCTGCCAGacggtcggcgaggtcctcctcgtcggcagcggcgTCGTCCAGAGCATCCAGGTTACCCGCCTCAGTCATTTTACGGCTGTCGAGCAGCTCCTGCGTCCCGTCCAAGCTCAAGTTGTCGGACACGGTGAATTTCTTCACCATGACCCCGTCGGTGCGGTCGTACAGGACGACGTACTTGCTCGCTCCGCCCGCGAGGACACAACGCCCGTCGGCGGTCCACGCAACAGAGTTGAAGTACTGCGAAGCGGCGTTGTTCGCGGCCGTGAgagcgtcgtcggccttaCGGCCGCCGCTGATGTCGCGACGGCCCTCGATTACGCTCTTGATCTCCGAgctctcgacgtcgacgaaACACAACTGCCCATCAAGCGTGCTCACACACagctccttgccgtcgggCGAGTAGGCGAGCGATGTGGCCTCTGAGGAGACGGTGATGGGTTCCGAcgcgcggtcgcggccATACACGCCCCAGATGCGCACGCTGCGGTCCcacgagcagctcgccacGCGGTCGCCGGCAGGCGAGAAACTCAGCCCGCTCACGGGCGCAGAGTGTCCGCTCAGAATGTCCAGGAGCTTACCAGTCTGCACGCTCCAGAGGTAGATCTCGTACGAGTCCAGCGACCCAGCCGCAACGACTTCGCCAGACGggtcgaccgcgagcgaGCAGAACTGCACTGGAGTCGGGGATGTAAACGTTCGGAAGTTGCGGTAGCGCACGAGGTCAAATGCGCGCACAGTGCCGTCAAGCGAGGCACTGAACAGCACCTGACCCTGCTTGGTGAACTCGACTGCGCTGATGGACGCGCTGTGCTCCGGGAAGGTGACAAAGCAGAAGCCGGAGGCAGCGTTCCAgagcttgaccttgccgtcctcgcctccgGTCGCGATTGTCTGGCCGTCCTGGCTGAAGCTCAGCGTGTTCATGTCGTAGTAGTGCCCCTGCTGCTTGAGGACATAGCTCTCGCTCTGCCACTCCCACACGAGCAgctggccgagcttggcTGCGCCGAAAGCGAGCCACTCGCCACTGGGAGACACGGCGACACTGCTGATCTTCTCGTTCGAGATGCTGAGCGTGTGTACCGGCGTAAAGTCCGGCATCTCCCACAGCCCAAACACGCCGCTGCTGAACCCGACCACGAGGAGCGACGTTTGGGGGTGGaacgtcgccgtcgcgaccTTTGTGCCGGCCTGGTTGAAGAAGTGGCGCGCAGCCACACCCCATCGCGTGTAGGCTGCGACGAActcggccgccttctcagcgctggccgaggtcgagggcaggtcgaggatgtcCATCTCGATGTCGCTGTCATCATCGGCAATCGTCTTCTTTGCCGCCCAGGTGAACACGGCTCCATCCCTCGAGACAGTGTAGAtcgtcttctcgtcgtctgaGAACCATGCGCCGACCACCGCGTCGCGGTGCCCGCCAAAC contains the following coding sequences:
- a CDS encoding uncharacterized protein (mfs general substrate transporter); amino-acid sequence: MTSPPPSPTIIYDSERRYYADHARDHSRDHSRDHSRSASPTTPPRRRFSRRTSSRTNTNMVDYGTNPARRESLIPPDVHAILEAKRRRMCGNLCGLRTRSVQVALMCISVLMSAVQANGVYCWPTYGPIVQQRLGLHNTEAQTIVVGGILGVYLCAAPMGALVDRYGPRAGSLMSALVAATGYCSFAAVVRVDEDEGAGPRTYLVLTACFFLVGAATVGSYFAALTTASLSFPSHPTLSLSLPLACMGLSSLFLSSFSSLAVFQVDGELDPVRYLTFLGLLSAAVNLFAAVFMRVIPPDPPVLHDDVESDSEDDLDHAYNDYADLSASLHLDERSPLLIGGPEAAREDVEAQETGKATRWTAVGLIRNPGFWAFGLVMMGCIGPSETVMATFGNIVTALLPPDALLTLSALGQATTQAFQLFNPTALTSTPPIVLTAAKDEALMLRNKHVFILSISSTVSRLVTGVLADYLAPAAVAVPAPYSDDPDAPTHYFVQKKPIIMHRSMFAATCAGFLALVFAWAAGWLYTEGTLWLLSFGVGSLYGALFTLSPAIISTHFGATSFGLSWGMISYFPALGSAIYSYLYAFLATAESNTNESVMDMAICYGRGCFNASFWVAAAGCASSALGLVYIGRRWNV
- a CDS encoding uncharacterized protein (Dynein light intermediate chain (DLIC)) is translated as MAATPPRRQPAAGPSTPHVPSEGREDLWADILRSADRAKALPRKNVVLLSERHRGRAHLLDKVVGKRRARQPLAIGYDLLTSDDRDDDTPPVSVIYPPSSHPSLLRLVDTSLPPHPLPNTAVVIVLDWSKPSTMVRELLAWLGWVDAWAARTALVDMSVAVDEMHERLQSHLQHYTEPTTAALTNYGAVLPLGQGSLTRNPSGVPIVVVCTRADLMDALGDEIGMKGGGWEERTDWIQQVLRTVCLAYGAALFYTAPTQPQTYTLLREYLFHRLYSSSQVEGAPQRFPFPHRANVLDRDAVMVPSGWDSWGKITILREPFDPARVGKAWDVSSSRSNSNGEEEADAEGIEDLWAAMIPDMERPAVPNPAAVAVISEPEQGFLQRQLDSLVKSDAKGVFRRAAENVDERYGVVGPMGTGGLSLPGVEKAMAEMEGNAAEDVATRLHARKDSKASGPASPDRSSTVQNEALHNFFQGLLAKKQGTASANATPTKAAPKAAK
- a CDS encoding uncharacterized protein (CSL zinc finger); amino-acid sequence: MAQTDYYAVLGVRPTAPNDEITLAWRRLVLASHPDKARSAPAQTDIRLVNEARAVLSDPARRADFDAQRTAAPPSGPRIREHVSLEAFTAHPSAEEPEHFTLECRCGQSYDVTVDELEAGVDVVGCPGCGEYIGIDYEVVEE
- a CDS encoding uncharacterized protein (Acetyltransferase (GNAT) domain), translated to MTTTQIHWANDEPYLTVPSHPHITITPYKDNPADLAALVRIANDPRVGKWSFGRPYPFSLADARKRVDDNVTQAEAVAELRAGRKVGVNPFTVVRWDGAYVGDLVLFKKEEWEVAYALDPEVHGRGVGTAVIRTVLEWAVAELGVRSVEATANPASTRMLEKLDFERVEVKMLAWPEHNGGGEREVAVYRKQLAAPQ
- the PWP2 gene encoding uncharacterized protein (WD repeat protein), producing MKSNFTFQNLCGTVYRQGNVAFTPDGNSVLSPVGNRVSVFDLVNNKSRTLPFENSKNVAAIALSPDGQVLISIDEDGRALLVHFRKGTVLHHMNFRKPVAAVAFSPNGKYFALTHGNHIQVWNTPTHLAREFAPFVLHREYTGHQDDVLSITWSRTSKYFITTSRDMTARLYTTDPLDGFKPKVFGGHRDAVVGAWFSDDEKTIYTVSRDGAVFTWAAKKTIADDDSDIEMDILDLPSTSASAEKAAEFVAAYTRWGVAARHFFNQAGTKVATATFHPQTSLLVVGFSSGVFGLWEMPDFTPVHTLSISNEKISSVAVSPSGEWLAFGAAKLGQLLVWEWQSESYVLKQQGHYYDMNTLSFSQDGQTIATGGEDGKVKLWNAASGFCFVTFPEHSASISAVEFTKQGQVLFSASLDGTVRAFDLVRYRNFRTFTSPTPVQFCSLAVDPSGEVVAAGSLDSYEIYLWSVQTGKLLDILSGHSAPVSGLSFSPAGDRVASCSWDRSVRIWGVYGRDRASEPITVSSEATSLAYSPDGKELCVSTLDGQLCFVDVESSEIKSVIEGRRDISGGRKADDALTAANNAASQYFNSVAWTADGRCVLAGGASKYVVLYDRTDGVMVKKFTVSDNLSLDGTQELLDSRKMTEAGNLDALDDAAADEEDLADRLAADATLPGAQRGDLSKRRTRRDARTNCVRFSSTGRSWAAASTEGLLIFSLDEGAAFDPVDLALDLTPESVLSTLENGDHLLALVMALRLNEKPLLQRVFEAIPPADVRLVSRQLPTTHALQMVRFVAEHAESSPHVEFDLVWAAALLTSHGRLMRERKGEFAPVLRGLFRALQDWESSVAKMCDDNAFALKYIISQNRKAEVEAEAEAGNPAMENGTLLY